One segment of Cynocephalus volans isolate mCynVol1 chromosome 8, mCynVol1.pri, whole genome shotgun sequence DNA contains the following:
- the CTTNBP2NL gene encoding CTTNBP2 N-terminal-like protein produces the protein MNLEKLSKPELLTLFSILEGELEARDLVIEALKAQHRDTFIEERYGKYNISDPLMALQRDFETLKEKTDGEKQPVCTNPLSILKVVMKQCKNMQERMLSQLAAAESRHRKVILDLEEERQRHAQDTAEGDDVTYMLEKERERLTQQLEFEKSQVKKFEKEQKKLSSQLEEERSRHKQLSSMLMLECKKATSKAAEEGQKAGELSLKLEKEKSRVSKLEEELAAERKRGLQTEAQVEKQLSEFDIEREQLRAKLNREENRTKTLKEEMESLKKVVKDLEASHQHSISNEQLKKPVTMSKGTATEPPMLVSVFCQTENFQGERTHGSNIAKVTNTALPGPTTSNFSYAKTNGHCDLEIQTTRELIAGNSIENQVPPQEKSVALAQEKPVENGGCPVGIEIAVPMPSHLPSSGSSLSPSSTASSSLTSSPCSSPVLTKRLLGSSASSPGYQSSYQVGINQRFHAARHKFQSQADQDQQASGLQSPPSRDLSPTLIDNSAAKQLARNTVTQVLSRFTSQQGPIKPVSPNSSPFGTDYRNLVNSANPRGDTSHSPTPGKVSSPLSPLSPGIKSPTIPRAERGNPPPIPPKKPGLTPSPSATTPLTKTHSQATSLTTTDDLASSYSSNAVVTNGKDVEILLPTSS, from the exons gCCCAACACAGAGATACTTTCATTGAAGAACGCTATGGAAAATATAACATCAGTGATCCTTTAATGGCTCtacagagagattttgaaacactaaagGAGAAAACTGATGGCGAAAAGCAGCCAGTCTGCACAAACCCACTCTCTATTCTTAAGGTGGTGATGAAGCAGTGCAAGAACATGCAGGAGCGCATGCTGTCCCAGCTGGCTGCTGCTGAGAGCAGGCACCGCAAG GTGATCCTCGACCTCGAGGAAGAAAGACAAAGGCATGCACAGGACACAGCTGAAGGAGATGATGTCACCTACATgctggagaaggagagagagaggttgaCTCAACAG ttggaATTTGAAAAGTCCCAagtgaaaaagtttgaaaaagagcaaaagaagctCTCTAGTCAGCTGGAAGAGGAGCGCTCTCGCCATAAGCAACTCTCCTCCATGCTCATGCTTGAATGCAAGAAAGCCACCAGCAAGGCAGCCGAAGAGGGACAGAAGGCAGGAGAGCTGAGCCTGAAGTTGGAGAAGGAGAAGAGCCGAGTGAGCAAACTGGAGGAAGAGTTGGCAGCTGAGAGGAAACGAGGCTTGCAGACTGAGGCCCAGGTGGAGAAGCAGCTGTCAGAGTTTGACATTGAAAGGGAACAACTGAGAGCAAAACTGAACCGAGAAGAGAACCGGACCAAAACTCTGAAAGAAGAGATGGAAAGTTTGAAGAAGGTAGTGAAGGACCTAGAGGCTTCCCACCAGCACAGTATCTCTAATGAGCAATTGAAGAAACCAGTAACTATGTCCAAAGGCACAGCAACTGAGCCTCCTATGCTAGTGTCTGTATTTTGCCAAACAGAGAATTTTCAGGGAGAAAGAACCCATGGGAGCAACATAGCCAAGGTGACAAACACTGCGTTGCCTGGTCCCACCACTTCTAATTTCTCTTACGCAAAAACCAATGGCCATTGTGACCTAGAGATACAAACTACCAGGGAGCTGATAGCAGGCAACAGTATAGAAAACCAAGTGCCTCCACAAGAGAAATCTGTGGCCTTGGCCCAAGAGAAACCAGTGGAAAATGGTGGGTGTCCTGTGGGAATTGAGATTGCAGTCCCAATGCCCAGTCACCTCCCTTCCAGTGGGAGCTCACTGTCTCCCAGCAGCACTGCCTCCTCCTCTCTCACATCCTCTCCTTGCTCTTCACCAGTACTAACTAAGCGTTTATTGGGGTCATCAGCTAGCAGCCCTGGCTACCAATCATCCTACCAAGTAGGGATCAACCAGAGGTTCCATGCAGCTCGGCACAAATTTCAGTCCCAAGCAGATCAGGACCAACAAGCCAGCGGTCTGCAGAGCCCTCCATCCAGGGATCTGTCCCCCACCCTCATAGACAACTCTGCCGCCAAGCAGCTGGCCCGAAACACAGTCACTCAGGTGCTCTCCAGATTCACTAGCCAACAAGGGCCAATCAAGCCCGTTTCTCCCAACAGCTCTCCCTTTGGTACAGACTATCGAAATCTGGTTAACAGTGCCAATCCAAGAGGTGACACCAGCCATTCACCTACTCCAGGGAAAGTGTCCAGTCCTCTGAGCCCCCTGTCTCCAGGAATCAAGTCCCCTACTATCCCCAGAGCTGAGAGAGGAAACCCTCCACCTATCCCACCCAAAAAACCTGGCCTTACCCCTTCTCCATCTGCTACCACTCCACTGACCAAAACTCATTCCCAGGCCACCTCTTTGACCACTACAGACGACCTTGCCAGCAGCTACTCTTCCAATGCTGTCGTAACCAATGGCAaggatgttgagatacttttgcCTACCAGCAGCTAG